The following proteins come from a genomic window of Scomber japonicus isolate fScoJap1 chromosome 4, fScoJap1.pri, whole genome shotgun sequence:
- the kcna10a gene encoding potassium voltage-gated channel subfamily A member 10, with the protein MEVALVDLESLGELDGSLEDEMDTDADETTALTVDIPPENNSPVSNYHLRVPQLYSTPSHHSLSLTSSIWDSTLSLPITQTQTLEIPQSPPMPTPSRHGRTSCASMISNWKLLLRSEGTKESETIFSRLAKECCEDLFVDKRGLDDGDQKVIINIAGLRFETQLKTLDQFPDTLLGNPFKRMNYFDPMRNEYFFDRNRPSFDGILYYYQSGGKIRRPANVPLDVFADEIVFYELGNEAMEQFREDEGFIKDVEIPLPDNDIYKQFWLLFEYPESSNAARGVALVSVFVIVISIIIFCMETLPEFRDDTDTIVPTAALPFNQTSGYTSVAPPSGKPTTFSDPFFIIETACIAWFFFELCVRFVVCPSKKEFFNNLMNIIDIISIIPYFVTLVTELVTTPQESSGQNMSLAILRIIRLVRVFRIFKLSRHSKGLQILGQTLKASMRELGLLIFFLFIGVILFSSAIYFAEVDEPNTQFVSIPDGFWWAVVTMTTVGYGDMCPITMGGKMVGTLCAIAGVLTIALPVPVIVSNFNYFYHRETEAEDKLPLADALEQAMKTDSDTKESSTTSLSKANGI; encoded by the coding sequence ATGGAGGTGGCTCTGGTAGACCTTGAGAGCCTGGGTGAACTTGATGGCAGCCTTGAGGATGAGATGGACACCGATGCAGATGAGACCACAGCCCTCACTGTGGACATTCCCCCAGAGAACAACAGCCCAGTCAGCAACTACCATCTGCGAGTCCCTCAACTTTATTCTACGCCTTCCCACCACAGTCTCTCACTGACATCCAGCATTTGGGATTCCACCTTATCTTTGCccataacacagacacagacattgGAAATACCACAGTCTCCACCGATGCCAACTCCAAGCAGACATGGGCGCACTAGCTGTGCCAGTATGATCTCCAACTGGAAATTACTGCTAAGAAGTGAAGGCACCAAGGAGAGTGAGACGATCTTCAGCCGACTTGCTAAGGAGTGCTGCGAGGATCTGTTTGTAGATAAACGAGGGCTGGATGATGGAGACCAGAAAGTCATTATTAACATTGCAGGTCTCCGTTTTGAGACACAGCTCAAAACATTGGACCAATTTCCTGACACATTGCTAGGAAATCCTTTCAAGAGGATGAACTATTTTGATCCCATGAGGAATGAGTACTTCTTTGATCGGAACCGACCCAGTTTTGATGGGATTTTGTATTACTACCAGTCAGGGGGTAAGATCAGACGTCCAGCTAATGTTCCCCTAGATGTGTTTGCAGATGAAATTGTGTTCTACGAGCTTGGAAACGAGGCCATGGAGCAATTCAGAGAGGACGAGGGATTCATAAAGGATGTCGAGATCCCTCTACCTGATAATGACATATATAAGCAATTCTGGTTGCTGTTTGAGTACCCAGAAAGCTCCAATGCAGCCCGGGGTGTAGCATTGgtgtctgtttttgttattgtcatATCCATTATTATTTTCTGCATGGAAACACTGCCAGAATTCAGAGATGACACTGACACAATTGTGCCCACAGCAGCACTGCCTTTCAACCAAACCAGTGGCTACACTTCTGTGGCCCCACCAAGTGGAAAGCCCACAACTTTCTCTGATCCCTTCTTCATTATTGAGACGGCCTGCATTGCTTGGTTCTTCTTTGAGCTCTGTGTGCGATTTGTAGTCTGTCCAAGCAAAAAGGAATTTTTCAACAACCTCATGAACATCATTGACATAATATCCATTATCCCCTATTTTGTTACTCTGGTAACAGAATTGGTCACAACACCTCAAGAGAGTTCAGGGCAGAACATGTCTTTGGCCATTCTACGTATCATCCGTTTGGTCCGGGTCTTTCGTATATTCAAACTCTCACGTCATTCCAAGGGACTACAGATCCTAGGACAGACTCTGAAAGCTAGCATGCGTGAGCTTGGCTtgctcatcttcttcctcttcatcggTGTCATCCTTTTCTCCAGTGCTATCTACTTTGCTGAAGTAGATGAGCCTAACACACAATTTGTCAGCATACCTGATGGCTTCTGGTGGGCTGTGGTCACCATGACCACTGTAGGCTACGGAGACATGTGTCCTATTACCATGGGGGGTAAAATGGTGGGCACCTTGTGTGCCATTGCTGGTGTGCTGACCATTGCTTTGCCTGTTCCCGTCATTGTCTCAAATTTCAACTACTTTTACCACAGAGAGACGGAAGCAGAGGACAAGTTGCCTCTGGCAGATGCTCTTGAGCAAGCCATGAAGACTGACTCAGACACCAAAGAAAGTAGCACCACCTCGCTCAGTAAAGCCAATGGCATCTAG
- the kcna2b gene encoding potassium voltage-gated channel subfamily A member 2b, which produces MTVATGDPVDEAAAHPGQPHDQYDPEPDHECCERVVINISGLRFETQLKTLSQFPETLLGDPKKRMRYFDPLRNEYFFDRNRPSFDAILYYYQSGGRLRRPVNVTLDIFSEEIRFYELGEEAMEIFREDEGFIKEEERPLPDNEFQRQVWLLFEYPESSGPARIIAIISVMVILISIVSFCLETLPVFRNDDEEMYSFPLQSMSNATSTFDSSTYFTDPFFIVETLCIIWFSFEFLVRFFACPSKAGFFGNIMNIIDIVAIIPYFITLGTELAERPEDSQAGQQAMSLAILRVIRLVRVFRIFKLSRHSKGLQILGQTLKASMRELGLLIFFLFIGVILFSSAVYFAEADEPHSQFSSIPEAFWWAVVSMTTVGYGDMVPTTIGGKIVGSLCAIAGVLTIALPVPVIVSNFNYFYHRETEGEEQAQYLNIPSVPKVNSAEDLKKSGRSGSGSTLSKSDYVEIQEAVNHSTEDFRPEAMKTGNCTLANTNYVNITKMRTDV; this is translated from the coding sequence ATGACGGTTGCGACCGGCGACCCTGTGGACGAAGCAGCAGCGCATCCGGGTCAGCCTCATGACCAATATGACCCGGAGCCGGATCATGAGTGCTGTGAGAGGGTGGTCATCAACATCTCGGGCTTACGCTTTGAAACGCAACTCAAAACATTGTCCCAGTTTCCAGAGACACTGCTGGGCGATCCCAAGAAACGGATGAGGTATTTTGATCCTCTTCGAAACGAGTACTTTTTTGACCGGAATAGACCAAGTTTTGATGCTATTCTATATTATTACCAATCAGGAGGGAGGCTGCGCCGGCCTGTTAATGTGACCCTGGATATTTTTTCTGAGGAGATCCGGTTTTATGAATTGGGTGAGGAGGCTATGGAAATTTTCAGAGAGGATGAAGGTTTCATAAAGGAAGAGGAGCGGCCTCTGCCAGACAATGAGTTTCAGAGACAAGTCTGGCTGCTGTTTGAGTACCCAGAGAGCTCAGGTCCTGCTCGTATCATTGCCATCATCTCTGTCATGGTAATTCTTATCTCTATTGTCAGCTTCTGTCTGGAGACACTGCCAGTTTTCCGAAATGACGATGAGGAGATGTACAGTTTTCCTCTCCAATCTATGTCCAATGCCACCTCAACCTTTGACAGCTCTACATATTTTACAGATCCTTTCTTCATTGTGGAGACCCTCTGCATCATCTGGTTCTCTTTTGAGTTCCTAGTCAGGTTCTTTGCCTGTCCAAGTAAAGCTGGATTTTTTGGCAACATTATGAACATAATTGATATTGTGGCAATCATTCCCTACTTCATCACCTTGGGCACAGAGCTAGCAGAGAGACCAGAGGACAGCCAAGCAGGCCAGCAGGCTATGTCTTTGGCCATTCTCCGTGTCATTCGTCTAGTCAGAGTGTTTCGTATCTTCAAACTATCACGTCATTCCAAGGGGCTCCAGATCTTGGGGCAGACTCTGAAAGCCAGTATGCGTGAGCTGGgcctcctcatcttcttcttgttcatCGGTGTGATCCTCTTCTCCAGTGCTGTCTACTTTGCCGAAGCAGACGAGCCACATTCCCAATTCAGCAGCATCCCTGAGGCCTTTTGGTGGGCAGTGGTTTCCATGACCACTGTGGGCTATGGAGATATGGTCCCAACTACCATTGGAGGCAAGATTGTGGGGTCTCTCTGCGCAATCGCTGGTGTCCTGACTATTGCCCTGCCTGTCCCTGTCATTGTGTCGAACTTCAACTACTTCTaccacagagagacagagggtgaGGAACAGGCACAGTATCTGAATATTCCAAGCGTGCCTAAAGTCAACTCAGCTGAGGATCTAAAGAAGAGTGGTCGGAGCGGCAGTGGATCCACTCTCAGTAAATCCGACTATGTGGAGATCCAGGAGGCCGTTAACCACAGCACTGAGGACTTCAGACCAGAGGCGATGAAAACAGGAAACTGCACCCTGGCCAACACTAACTATGTAAACATCACTAAGATGCGTACAGATGTATAA